The following proteins are encoded in a genomic region of Magnolia sinica isolate HGM2019 chromosome 1, MsV1, whole genome shotgun sequence:
- the LOC131243584 gene encoding photosystem I reaction center subunit psaK, chloroplastic produces MAANLTSATAVMTSLPQFNGLKHQPSIVHTKAKALVQPLRYKGKGALGARCGFIGSPTNVIMVISTSAMLFAGRFGLAPSANRKATAGLKLEARDSGLQTGDPAGFTLADTLACGSVGHIIGVGVVLGLKSTGVL; encoded by the exons ATGGCAGCTAATCTCACCTCAGCAACGGCTGTCATGACATCTCTCCCTCAATTCAATGGCTTGAAGCACCAACCATCCATAGTTCATACAAAGGCCAAG GCATTAGTTCAACCTCTAAGGTACAAGGGAAAGGGAGCTCTTGGTGCTCGCTGTGGCTTCATCGGCTCACCTACCAATGTG ATAATGGTGATTTCGACAAGCGCCATGTTGTTTGCTGGGAGGTTTGGATTAGCCCCATCAGCTAACAGGAAGGCCACTGCTGGCCTGAAGCTTGAAGCGAGGGACTCTGGCCTACAGACTGGGGACCCAGCCGGTTTCACCTTGGCTGATACCTTGGCTTGTGggtcggtgggccacatcattggggtTGGAGTTGTTCTGGGCCTCAAAAGCACTGgtgtactataa